One window from the genome of Desulforamulus ruminis DSM 2154 encodes:
- a CDS encoding O-methyltransferase, whose product MRIRTNRVRRQVLVGFVVQDKVRDYIRTILPEREELFLNMEQEAREKMVPIVEPEVGHLLYWLAMTKGSVRVLEVGTAIGYSTLWLSKAVLPRGGRITTMEINGPRAEAAKKNFKKAGVHEQIELIFGDARELLYQLTGPYDFIFLDAAKGKYVEFLDKCVDLLEPGGVLVAEDVFMRGMVISGDIDKRRNKTAVARLRSYLKAVTEHPLLETVLIPLGDGVSVSTKCNLRFK is encoded by the coding sequence ATGAGGATAAGAACTAATAGGGTAAGGCGGCAGGTGCTGGTGGGATTTGTGGTCCAGGATAAGGTTCGTGATTATATCCGAACCATTTTACCGGAAAGGGAAGAATTATTTTTAAATATGGAGCAGGAAGCCCGGGAAAAGATGGTGCCCATTGTTGAACCGGAGGTAGGGCATTTACTCTACTGGTTGGCTATGACCAAGGGCAGTGTTCGGGTCTTGGAGGTTGGTACCGCCATTGGTTATTCAACCCTGTGGTTGTCCAAAGCGGTTTTGCCACGGGGCGGGCGAATTACAACCATGGAAATCAACGGACCCCGGGCGGAGGCAGCAAAAAAAAATTTTAAAAAAGCCGGAGTCCATGAGCAAATTGAATTGATTTTTGGTGATGCCAGGGAACTTCTATACCAGCTCACCGGTCCTTATGATTTTATCTTTTTGGATGCAGCCAAGGGAAAATATGTGGAATTTCTGGATAAATGTGTCGATCTCCTGGAACCAGGAGGGGTGCTGGTGGCTGAAGATGTGTTCATGAGGGGAATGGTTATTTCCGGAGATATTGATAAGAGAAGAAATAAAACCGCTGTGGCCCGCTTAAGGAGCTATCTAAAAGCAGTGACGGAGCATCCGCTTTTAGAAACCGTTCTTATACCGTTGGGCGACGGGGTTTCCGTAAGCACAAAATGCAATTTGAGATTTAAATAA
- a CDS encoding LysR family transcriptional regulator, whose product MNLMYLKIFKTLAETENMAKAIKLLELSQPTINHNIYLLEQHYGAKLFDRSSKKLKLTRFGEVLMGYVTEILTLLERSEQHIATLVGEIHGDLFLGASHTIAENVLPKMMAMFNHDYPGVNIHLEVTNTRHIVDHILDEKLELGLIEGPVKNENVIGKSFMKDELVVVLPYSHPLSIKKNLTLKELSSLPFVLREPGSGTRVVMEDSLKSAGLDPSELNTVMEMGNTQAVIGAVEAGLGASILSALAVSKEIQLKTVKVCKIANVTIVRNFSLIFKKDRNLSPPCETFLSFIHAQETE is encoded by the coding sequence ATGAATCTAATGTATTTAAAAATATTTAAGACCCTGGCTGAAACGGAAAATATGGCCAAAGCCATAAAATTGCTGGAGTTATCTCAACCCACCATAAACCATAATATTTATCTGCTGGAACAGCATTATGGCGCTAAATTATTTGACCGTTCCAGTAAAAAATTAAAATTAACCCGCTTTGGGGAAGTCTTGATGGGTTACGTCACTGAAATATTAACCTTACTGGAGCGCTCGGAACAACACATTGCCACTCTGGTGGGTGAAATACACGGAGATTTATTTTTAGGAGCCAGCCATACCATTGCGGAAAATGTACTGCCTAAAATGATGGCCATGTTTAATCACGATTACCCGGGAGTAAACATCCACCTGGAGGTAACCAACACCCGGCATATTGTGGATCACATTTTAGATGAGAAGCTGGAACTGGGATTAATTGAGGGGCCTGTAAAAAATGAAAATGTAATCGGGAAGTCCTTTATGAAAGACGAATTGGTGGTTGTGCTTCCCTACAGTCATCCTCTGTCCATTAAAAAGAATTTAACCCTGAAGGAATTGTCCTCTCTGCCCTTTGTATTAAGAGAACCGGGTTCCGGAACCAGGGTTGTGATGGAAGATAGCTTGAAATCAGCCGGGTTAGATCCTTCGGAACTGAATACGGTCATGGAAATGGGAAATACCCAGGCGGTCATTGGCGCGGTGGAAGCCGGACTGGGCGCCAGTATTTTATCGGCCCTGGCTGTGAGCAAAGAGATTCAGCTAAAAACGGTAAAAGTCTGCAAAATAGCCAATGTAACCATTGTGCGGAATTTTTCATTGATCTTCAAGAAAGATCGCAACCTCTCCCCTCCGTGTGAAACCTTTCTTTCCTTTATTCATGCCCAGGAGACGGAATAA
- a CDS encoding [FeFe] hydrogenase, group A has protein sequence MENRTTTPKPVTRRGFLKMLGGVGLAGVAATITGCSTDQAGGKGWLPQQYQVASSWPVQVKGRIPIDPNNPSITRDDQKCILCGQCIEACERIQTVYGYYETPIKDDITCVNCGQCTLWCPTAAITEVDDIDKVVKALEDENVHVVVQTAPATRVALGEEFGMPAGSIVEGKQVAALKKLGFDGVFDTNFSADLTIMEEGTELVKRVTGELDHPLPQFTSCSPGWVKFCEYFYPDLLGHMSSAKSPQQMLGAVVKTYYAEQKGLDPEKIVSVSIMPCTAKKYECQRPEMNDAGHKIGKPQIRDVDIVLTTRELARLIKSKGIDLTKLEDAQYDSILGEGTGAAVIFGTTGGVMEAAVRSAYFLITKQNPPDALLNLTPVRGLNGVKEASLEIPGVGQVNVAICSGLSNARKILDQLRVDLKQGNPPRYHFIEFMSCPGGCIGGGGQPRTSLPPSDQVRQARLNSLYTMDAKMYKKRLSHENSEVLQLYKNYLEQPMSHLAEELLHTEYTDRGDTLTVKKQV, from the coding sequence ATGGAAAACCGCACGACAACGCCAAAACCCGTAACCCGGCGTGGTTTCCTCAAGATGCTTGGGGGAGTCGGATTAGCCGGTGTGGCCGCAACCATTACCGGCTGCAGTACGGATCAAGCCGGAGGCAAAGGATGGCTGCCCCAGCAGTATCAGGTAGCCAGTTCCTGGCCCGTACAAGTGAAGGGCCGCATTCCTATTGATCCCAACAATCCTTCCATCACCCGGGATGATCAAAAATGCATCCTCTGCGGCCAATGCATTGAGGCCTGTGAAAGGATCCAAACGGTTTATGGCTATTATGAGACTCCCATTAAAGACGACATCACCTGTGTAAACTGCGGCCAGTGCACACTGTGGTGCCCCACTGCGGCCATCACTGAAGTGGACGATATTGATAAGGTGGTCAAAGCCCTGGAGGACGAAAATGTACACGTAGTGGTACAAACCGCCCCGGCCACCCGGGTTGCCCTGGGTGAGGAGTTTGGTATGCCGGCAGGCAGCATTGTAGAGGGCAAACAGGTTGCCGCCCTTAAAAAACTAGGCTTTGATGGGGTTTTTGATACTAATTTTTCTGCAGATCTGACCATTATGGAAGAAGGCACCGAGCTGGTCAAACGGGTAACCGGCGAGTTAGATCATCCTCTGCCCCAGTTTACCTCCTGCAGCCCCGGCTGGGTTAAATTCTGTGAATATTTTTACCCGGACCTGCTGGGACACATGTCTTCAGCCAAGTCTCCCCAGCAAATGCTGGGCGCGGTGGTTAAGACGTATTATGCCGAGCAAAAGGGGCTTGACCCGGAAAAGATTGTTTCTGTTTCCATCATGCCGTGTACGGCCAAGAAGTATGAATGTCAGCGCCCGGAAATGAACGATGCCGGCCATAAAATCGGCAAGCCCCAGATCAGGGACGTTGATATTGTATTAACCACCCGCGAATTGGCCCGGTTAATTAAGTCCAAAGGCATCGACCTGACCAAGCTGGAAGACGCTCAATATGATTCCATCCTGGGCGAAGGCACCGGAGCCGCGGTTATCTTCGGCACCACCGGCGGCGTCATGGAAGCGGCCGTCCGCTCCGCCTACTTCCTGATTACCAAGCAAAATCCTCCGGACGCGTTATTGAACCTGACTCCCGTTCGAGGCTTGAATGGCGTTAAAGAGGCTTCCCTGGAAATTCCCGGCGTGGGTCAGGTCAATGTAGCCATTTGTTCCGGCCTTAGCAATGCCCGTAAAATTCTGGATCAACTGCGGGTCGATTTGAAACAGGGCAATCCACCCCGTTATCATTTTATTGAGTTTATGAGCTGTCCTGGCGGCTGCATCGGCGGCGGCGGTCAACCCCGAACATCATTGCCTCCCTCTGACCAGGTACGCCAAGCCCGTCTAAACAGCCTGTACACCATGGACGCCAAAATGTACAAAAAGCGCCTGAGCCATGAAAATAGCGAGGTTCTGCAGTTGTATAAGAATTACCTGGAGCAGCCTATGAGCCATTTGGCCGAAGAACTGCTGCACACCGAGTATACCGATCGCGGCGATACCCTAACCGTTAAAAAGCAAGTTTAA
- a CDS encoding 4Fe-4S dicluster domain-containing protein → MAKGVLVDLTKCVGCGSCTVACKLWNDLEYDDKNPTLGDKAKLSDKNWTVVHFNQVASQEGKPVWRFVKQQCLHCQEPACASACFAKALQKTPEGPVVYYPHLCVGCRYCMIACPFNIPKYEWEKTFPLVSKCQMCSTKVAKGEAPACVSVCPAGVFTFGERDEMLKAAKSAIIQDNRYIKEVYGENQAGGTSWLYISDVPFATLGFNVNLGTIPLPTYSHNFLKYTPIVAVSWGVILTGLYHYTKRRNEIAKDSNKNVKL, encoded by the coding sequence ATGGCAAAAGGTGTATTGGTTGATCTTACCAAGTGTGTGGGCTGCGGCAGTTGTACAGTAGCCTGCAAACTCTGGAACGATTTAGAATACGATGACAAAAACCCTACCCTTGGCGATAAAGCCAAGTTATCGGACAAAAACTGGACGGTGGTTCATTTTAATCAAGTGGCTTCTCAGGAGGGTAAACCCGTCTGGCGTTTTGTAAAACAGCAGTGCCTGCACTGTCAGGAACCTGCCTGCGCCTCAGCTTGTTTTGCCAAGGCCTTGCAAAAAACTCCCGAGGGCCCGGTGGTCTATTATCCTCATTTGTGCGTTGGCTGCCGTTACTGCATGATTGCCTGTCCCTTTAACATTCCCAAATATGAATGGGAGAAAACCTTCCCCCTGGTCTCTAAATGCCAGATGTGCTCTACCAAGGTGGCCAAGGGTGAAGCCCCTGCCTGCGTTTCCGTCTGCCCTGCCGGCGTGTTTACCTTTGGTGAGCGGGATGAAATGCTTAAAGCCGCAAAGTCTGCTATTATTCAAGATAATAGATATATAAAAGAAGTCTATGGGGAAAACCAGGCTGGAGGCACTTCTTGGCTGTATATCTCTGATGTTCCCTTCGCCACACTGGGCTTTAACGTAAATCTGGGCACTATCCCTCTGCCTACCTATTCTCATAACTTCTTGAAGTACACACCCATTGTAGCCGTCAGTTGGGGTGTCATTTTAACCGGACTTTATCATTACACCAAACGACGTAATGAAATAGCCAAAGACTCAAATAAAAACGTTAAACTATAA
- the nrfD gene encoding NrfD/PsrC family molybdoenzyme membrane anchor subunit: protein MANQGWSFKLTPIRKLLILLAALAVAISIFRLATGLGLVTNLNDEWPWGLWIGFDVLTGVALAGGGYFTAIIVHVLHRDHFHAIARSAMLTSLLGYLLVMAGLFLDIGQWFNFWRPFVSWGHTSVLFEVFWCVSCYTTIQVLEFGEIFTERVGIKWNNLFRKAMPVLLIVGIIFPTLHQSSLGGLYLIAVDKLYPLWWSTLIPYFFLISSFFVGPAMIAVETTLAGNAYKHKVPIDVIRGLARIGGYFMILYLILKIFDLSNRNVWNLVFAGNLEGNLFLLELVAGVIIPIIIVFSSMSASRSGLFIYGLLVSGGLILNRMNVVFTGMSGASGGSYFPSVWEWFVSIGLVSIGVLAYCFIVENFKILDHDDQHKTA from the coding sequence ATGGCCAATCAAGGTTGGAGTTTTAAACTAACTCCCATAAGAAAATTATTGATTCTTTTGGCCGCACTGGCAGTGGCTATCTCCATTTTCCGTCTGGCCACCGGCCTGGGCCTGGTTACTAATTTAAATGACGAGTGGCCCTGGGGTTTGTGGATCGGCTTTGACGTCCTGACCGGCGTTGCTTTGGCCGGCGGCGGCTATTTTACCGCAATTATTGTTCATGTATTACACCGGGACCATTTCCATGCCATCGCTCGCAGCGCCATGCTGACTTCACTGCTGGGCTACCTGCTGGTCATGGCCGGTCTGTTCCTGGATATCGGCCAGTGGTTCAATTTCTGGCGTCCCTTTGTATCCTGGGGACACACTTCGGTACTTTTTGAAGTTTTCTGGTGCGTATCCTGCTATACCACCATCCAAGTGCTGGAGTTTGGAGAAATCTTCACCGAGCGGGTCGGCATCAAATGGAATAATCTCTTTAGAAAAGCCATGCCGGTACTGCTCATTGTGGGAATTATCTTCCCCACCCTGCACCAGTCTTCCCTGGGGGGTCTCTATCTCATTGCTGTCGACAAATTGTACCCCCTCTGGTGGTCTACGCTGATTCCTTATTTCTTCCTGATTTCGTCCTTCTTTGTGGGTCCGGCCATGATTGCTGTGGAAACAACCCTGGCGGGCAATGCCTATAAGCATAAGGTACCCATTGATGTTATCCGGGGACTGGCCAGAATTGGCGGGTATTTCATGATCCTCTATTTAATTCTGAAGATCTTCGATTTATCCAACCGCAATGTATGGAATCTGGTCTTTGCCGGAAACCTGGAAGGCAACCTGTTCCTGCTTGAACTGGTGGCAGGGGTTATCATCCCCATCATCATTGTTTTCAGCAGTATGAGCGCCTCCCGTTCCGGCCTCTTCATCTATGGTTTACTGGTCAGCGGCGGCTTGATCTTAAACCGTATGAATGTTGTGTTCACCGGCATGTCCGGCGCCTCCGGCGGCTCCTACTTCCCCTCTGTGTGGGAATGGTTTGTAAGCATCGGCCTGGTCTCCATCGGTGTCTTGGCTTACTGCTTCATTGTGGAAAACTTTAAGATTCTTGACCACGACGATCAGCACAAAACCGCTTAA
- a CDS encoding YkgJ family cysteine cluster protein, whose amino-acid sequence MTLHNYKQQLMQKLDDGSLPGISLDHEFTFACKDQCMGRCCNTITILLDPWDVEIMARHLGISGREFVAEYCKYDFGQGLKWPYVRLKHAEDGPCIFMLPGGRCEIYPVRSRNCRTYPIGRAVRFEEKGTKRDKIFMIEKMDFCLGHNCDQPWTVKKWFEDAQCQKFYELSDLYLEVIDYATKQLDSPRWMNRNIAQMLMPLLYGPDLLRQKLSISEQEVDHEEFYRRRMKALKVILTDIAAEFGYGPCARQKESDDSPAMPGGSLMDRMKVVLITGKE is encoded by the coding sequence ATGACGCTTCACAATTATAAACAGCAGTTGATGCAAAAACTGGATGACGGTTCTTTGCCGGGAATCTCCTTAGATCATGAGTTTACCTTTGCGTGCAAGGACCAGTGCATGGGACGGTGCTGTAACACCATAACCATCCTACTGGACCCCTGGGATGTGGAAATCATGGCCAGGCATTTAGGCATTTCAGGTCGTGAGTTTGTTGCGGAATACTGTAAATATGATTTTGGTCAGGGATTAAAATGGCCCTATGTGCGCTTAAAACATGCTGAAGATGGCCCCTGCATCTTTATGCTGCCGGGCGGGCGCTGTGAAATTTATCCTGTGCGGTCCCGAAACTGTAGAACCTATCCCATCGGACGGGCTGTTCGCTTTGAGGAGAAAGGCACCAAAAGGGACAAAATTTTTATGATTGAAAAAATGGACTTCTGTCTGGGGCATAACTGTGATCAACCCTGGACCGTTAAAAAATGGTTTGAAGATGCCCAGTGCCAGAAATTTTATGAATTGTCGGACTTATATCTGGAAGTCATTGACTACGCCACCAAACAACTGGACAGTCCCAGGTGGATGAACAGAAACATTGCCCAGATGCTCATGCCCCTGCTTTACGGGCCGGATCTGTTGCGTCAAAAGCTGAGTATTAGCGAACAGGAAGTTGACCATGAGGAGTTTTACCGCCGGCGGATGAAGGCTTTAAAAGTGATCTTGACAGATATTGCCGCCGAATTTGGCTACGGACCCTGTGCCCGACAAAAGGAGAGCGACGATTCCCCAGCCATGCCCGGTGGAAGTTTAATGGATCGAATGAAAGTAGTGCTTATTACGGGTAAGGAGTAA
- a CDS encoding [Fe-Fe] hydrogenase large subunit C-terminal domain-containing protein, translating to MTNLTYDQIFSKLVKSAYDGNLSEEIDRLQQEQDEQLNQYIHYATGKGDPERVVFKVKDCGFDCGCEEDGCQVSCLLEAIERDEQGRVVINGNTCTDCGQCVDECKYGCLVDKKEFIPLVEVLKDRKVPVFGIIAPAFIGQFGPDVTPGKMRAALKKLGFYGMVEVALFADILTFREALEFDSHVHKEGDFVITSMCCPMWVSMIKRVYRKMAFHITPSVSPMIACGRGVKKLHSEAKVVFIGPCIAKKAEAKEPDVKDAVDVVITFKELKQIFEATGIQPAEMPEDEKEHSSTGGRIYARTGGVSKAVADTLKRIRPDKPIQIKAVQAHGVKACRQMLQEALEGKITANFYEGMGCVGGCIGGPHVLIDAEEGRRWVDQYGEEASSLTPADNKYVLALLKSLGFAEIEDLFNEEKSKIFSRSLNEEKSLD from the coding sequence GTGACCAACTTAACTTACGATCAGATATTCAGCAAGCTGGTAAAATCCGCTTATGACGGGAACCTGTCCGAGGAAATTGATCGGCTGCAGCAAGAGCAGGATGAACAGCTAAATCAGTATATTCATTATGCCACCGGCAAAGGAGATCCGGAAAGGGTTGTTTTTAAAGTAAAGGACTGTGGTTTTGACTGTGGGTGCGAAGAGGACGGCTGTCAGGTCTCCTGCCTGCTGGAAGCCATTGAAAGGGACGAACAGGGCCGTGTGGTCATCAACGGCAACACCTGCACCGACTGCGGGCAGTGTGTGGATGAGTGTAAATATGGCTGCCTGGTGGATAAAAAGGAGTTTATTCCTTTGGTGGAGGTCTTGAAAGATCGCAAGGTACCGGTTTTTGGCATTATCGCCCCTGCTTTTATCGGACAGTTTGGTCCGGACGTAACGCCGGGCAAGATGCGGGCCGCCCTAAAGAAGCTGGGTTTTTACGGCATGGTGGAGGTTGCCCTTTTTGCGGATATATTAACTTTCAGAGAAGCTTTGGAGTTTGACAGCCATGTGCACAAAGAAGGGGATTTCGTTATCACCAGCATGTGTTGTCCCATGTGGGTGTCCATGATAAAAAGGGTTTACCGGAAAATGGCTTTCCATATTACTCCGTCTGTTTCCCCTATGATCGCCTGCGGCCGGGGAGTGAAAAAATTGCATTCCGAGGCCAAAGTGGTCTTTATCGGACCCTGCATAGCCAAAAAGGCGGAGGCTAAGGAGCCGGATGTCAAGGACGCTGTGGATGTGGTGATTACCTTTAAAGAGTTAAAGCAAATCTTTGAAGCCACGGGGATTCAGCCGGCGGAGATGCCCGAAGATGAAAAGGAACATTCTTCTACCGGGGGAAGAATTTACGCCAGAACCGGGGGAGTCAGCAAAGCGGTGGCGGACACGCTTAAACGAATCAGACCGGATAAACCAATTCAAATAAAGGCTGTGCAAGCCCATGGGGTGAAAGCCTGCCGGCAAATGCTCCAGGAGGCCCTGGAGGGCAAAATTACAGCCAATTTTTATGAAGGAATGGGCTGTGTGGGAGGTTGTATCGGGGGTCCCCATGTATTAATTGATGCTGAAGAAGGGAGGAGATGGGTTGATCAATACGGGGAAGAAGCCAGCAGCCTTACCCCTGCGGATAACAAATATGTATTAGCTCTTTTAAAGAGTTTGGGGTTTGCAGAAATCGAGGATCTTTTTAATGAGGAAAAATCCAAAATCTTCAGCAGAAGTCTTAACGAAGAAAAAAGCCTTGATTAA
- a CDS encoding NAD(P)/FAD-dependent oxidoreductase, with product MSKDKPLKIVIVGGGAAGMLSAITAAAKGARVTLLEKNQRIGKKLLATGNGRCNLTNIHMHLSHFHGRNPKFAYSALNRFNQDQTIQFFERLGVCHKIEDGGKVFPFSNQASSVLDVLRYELDWRGVEVMVDSEVKDIRQEKQGFVLTLKGKEPLRADRVILTTGGKAAPNLGTTGSGYLLAEKLGHKIVDPFPSLVQLKLAEPFLKQIMGVKFEGAAEIIVNNKTLARSAGEILFTDYGISGPAIFQLSRTAAQQLKGQEPVWVKVSLVNHLPEDELRQYLAKRFAEGPQKNLLFSLVGFIHKKLIPALLKQAGLQDVNKKAADLAPEEKEKIAVILQDWRFQVTATNTWTAAQATAGGIETGEIHPQTMESKLVPGLFFAGEIIDIDGDCGGYNLQWAWSSGYVAGTSAAAW from the coding sequence TTGTCTAAGGATAAACCGCTTAAAATCGTGATCGTTGGCGGGGGGGCCGCAGGCATGTTGTCAGCCATTACCGCCGCAGCCAAAGGGGCCCGGGTAACCCTTTTGGAAAAAAACCAGAGGATTGGCAAAAAGCTTTTGGCCACCGGAAACGGCAGGTGCAACCTGACCAATATCCACATGCATCTTTCCCATTTCCATGGCCGCAATCCCAAGTTTGCCTACTCCGCTTTAAACCGTTTTAATCAGGATCAGACCATCCAGTTTTTCGAGCGTCTGGGTGTTTGCCATAAGATAGAGGACGGAGGAAAAGTATTTCCTTTTTCCAACCAGGCTTCCAGCGTGCTGGATGTGTTAAGATACGAACTGGATTGGCGGGGAGTGGAGGTTATGGTTGACTCCGAAGTGAAGGATATCCGCCAAGAAAAGCAAGGCTTTGTGCTTACGTTGAAGGGAAAGGAACCCCTGAGGGCCGACCGGGTTATTTTAACCACCGGCGGAAAGGCGGCGCCCAACCTGGGAACCACCGGAAGCGGTTATCTGCTGGCTGAAAAACTGGGTCATAAAATTGTTGACCCCTTCCCTTCCCTGGTGCAGTTAAAATTAGCAGAGCCTTTTTTAAAGCAGATTATGGGAGTTAAGTTTGAGGGAGCAGCGGAAATCATCGTTAATAATAAAACCCTGGCCCGGTCAGCGGGAGAAATTTTGTTTACCGATTACGGAATATCGGGTCCGGCCATATTCCAATTAAGCCGGACAGCGGCTCAACAGCTTAAAGGGCAGGAACCGGTCTGGGTAAAGGTTTCTCTGGTAAACCATCTCCCGGAGGATGAACTGAGGCAATATCTGGCCAAGCGTTTTGCGGAAGGGCCGCAAAAAAACCTGCTGTTTAGTTTGGTTGGTTTTATACATAAAAAGCTTATACCGGCTTTGCTGAAACAGGCCGGACTGCAGGATGTCAACAAGAAGGCCGCCGACCTGGCTCCGGAGGAAAAAGAGAAAATTGCGGTCATTCTTCAGGATTGGCGCTTTCAGGTAACCGCCACCAATACCTGGACTGCGGCCCAGGCAACCGCCGGCGGGATAGAAACCGGGGAAATCCATCCCCAGACCATGGAATCCAAGCTGGTGCCGGGTTTGTTTTTTGCCGGGGAAATTATTGATATCGACGGGGATTGCGGCGGCTACAATCTGCAATGGGCCTGGTCTTCCGGGTATGTTGCAGGCACCAGTGCCGCTGCCTGGTAG
- a CDS encoding NAD(P)/FAD-dependent oxidoreductase, giving the protein MLRISGIKLSLDQDERDLKNVLLTKLKIKEGELKKHQIFKRSVDARKRENIYLVYTVDVEVSNAHKILARHARDIDVAPAPSLTYEYVEPGKSPLENRPVIIGTGPAGLFAGLILAQTGYRPLLLERGADVDRRTKRVEDFWAQGRLDGECNVQFGEGGAGTFSDGKLTTLIRDLRCRKVLEELVRAGAPEEILYAHKPHVGTDILKTVVKNLRQEIIRLGGEVRFQAKVTDLLVEQGAVKGLVVNESESIAAGLVILAIGHSARDTFAMLHNRKVVMTPKAFSIGVRIEHPQQLINAAQYREFARHEKLGPAEYKLAYHSPGGRSAYTFCMCPGGTVVAAASEKGGVVTNGMSIHARNGENANSALLVSVTPADFGSSHPLSGIEFQRRWERLAFELGGKNYHAPAQLLRDFLADQSSCSGLGQVQPSYRPGVTMVELKKCLPPYVVSVLREAIPEFDKKMKGFALPDAVLTGVETRSSSPVRIERNERREASVLGLYPAGEGAGYAGGIISAAVDGIRVAEAVSSQYKPMEDGAVV; this is encoded by the coding sequence ATGCTAAGAATCTCCGGAATTAAATTATCCCTGGATCAGGATGAAAGGGATTTAAAAAATGTTCTTCTGACGAAATTAAAGATAAAAGAAGGGGAACTCAAAAAACACCAGATTTTTAAGCGCTCTGTCGACGCCAGAAAAAGGGAAAACATCTATTTGGTTTATACCGTGGATGTTGAGGTAAGCAATGCCCATAAAATACTGGCCAGGCACGCCAGGGATATTGATGTTGCGCCCGCTCCATCATTAACTTATGAATATGTGGAACCCGGCAAGTCGCCCCTGGAGAATCGACCGGTGATTATTGGTACCGGACCGGCAGGCCTTTTTGCCGGCTTAATTTTGGCCCAGACGGGTTACCGCCCTTTACTGCTGGAACGTGGGGCGGATGTGGATCGGCGAACGAAAAGAGTTGAGGATTTCTGGGCCCAAGGAAGACTGGACGGCGAATGTAATGTCCAGTTTGGCGAGGGCGGTGCGGGAACTTTTTCCGATGGCAAACTGACCACCCTGATCCGGGATTTGAGATGCCGCAAAGTTCTAGAGGAATTGGTGAGGGCCGGCGCTCCGGAAGAAATTTTATACGCCCATAAACCTCATGTGGGAACCGATATTTTAAAAACCGTGGTGAAAAATCTCAGGCAGGAAATTATTCGGCTGGGCGGGGAAGTCCGTTTTCAGGCCAAGGTGACCGACCTGCTGGTGGAACAGGGAGCGGTGAAAGGCCTGGTGGTAAACGAAAGTGAAAGCATTGCGGCGGGCTTAGTGATCCTGGCCATTGGCCACAGTGCCAGGGATACCTTTGCCATGCTCCATAACCGGAAGGTAGTCATGACGCCCAAGGCCTTTTCCATCGGTGTGCGCATTGAACATCCCCAGCAGTTGATTAATGCAGCCCAGTATCGGGAATTCGCCCGTCACGAGAAGCTAGGTCCTGCGGAATATAAGCTGGCCTACCACTCTCCGGGAGGCAGGTCCGCTTATACCTTCTGCATGTGCCCCGGGGGAACGGTGGTGGCGGCGGCTTCTGAAAAAGGAGGGGTAGTGACCAACGGCATGAGCATACACGCCCGGAATGGAGAAAACGCCAACAGTGCCCTATTGGTCAGTGTTACTCCTGCTGATTTTGGCAGCAGCCATCCCCTGTCGGGTATTGAGTTTCAGCGGCGTTGGGAGCGCCTGGCCTTTGAACTGGGAGGGAAAAATTATCACGCTCCGGCTCAATTGCTAAGGGATTTCCTGGCAGACCAGTCTTCTTGCTCAGGTCTAGGACAAGTTCAGCCTTCTTACCGGCCGGGGGTGACCATGGTGGAATTAAAAAAATGCCTGCCGCCCTATGTGGTATCTGTCTTAAGGGAGGCCATTCCTGAATTTGATAAAAAAATGAAAGGGTTTGCCCTGCCGGATGCAGTCTTAACCGGCGTTGAAACCCGCAGTTCCTCTCCGGTGCGCATTGAAAGGAATGAACGGCGGGAAGCCAGTGTTTTGGGCCTTTATCCTGCCGGCGAAGGAGCCGGGTACGCTGGGGGAATCATTTCTGCCGCCGTAGACGGAATCCGGGTGGCGGAGGCGGTGTCAAGCCAATACAAACCAATGGAGGATGGAGCCGTTGTCTAA
- a CDS encoding sugar O-acetyltransferase, whose amino-acid sequence MTEKEKAAKGFLYNANHDVSLMEERRWCASLCYEYNQLHPAKTEERERLLRRILGQASNNFVIEQPFLCDYGYNIKIGENFYANHHCTVLDGAKVAFGDNVFIAPNCGFYTAGHPLDTEQRNQGLEYAYPITVGDNVWIGAHVAVLPGVTIGNNSVIGAGSIITKDIPSGVIAAGNPCKIIREITEEDRKKYWKA is encoded by the coding sequence ATGACGGAGAAAGAGAAAGCCGCCAAAGGATTTTTATATAACGCAAACCATGATGTTTCTTTGATGGAGGAACGCCGCTGGTGCGCCAGCTTGTGTTATGAATACAATCAACTGCATCCTGCAAAGACCGAGGAACGGGAACGCTTGCTGCGCCGAATTCTTGGGCAAGCCTCTAACAATTTTGTAATTGAGCAGCCCTTTCTATGCGATTACGGTTATAATATCAAAATTGGTGAAAATTTTTATGCAAATCATCATTGCACCGTTTTAGACGGTGCAAAGGTTGCCTTTGGAGATAATGTATTTATCGCTCCTAATTGCGGGTTTTATACAGCAGGGCATCCCTTGGATACCGAACAACGCAATCAGGGATTGGAGTATGCCTATCCTATAACTGTTGGGGATAATGTCTGGATTGGAGCTCATGTTGCTGTACTGCCCGGAGTCACCATTGGCAATAACTCAGTCATTGGAGCAGGCAGTATTATTACCAAGGATATTCCATCCGGTGTAATTGCCGCAGGAAATCCCTGCAAGATAATCCGGGAAATAACGGAAGAAGATAGAAAAAAATATTGGAAAGCTTGA